A window of the Euzebya pacifica genome harbors these coding sequences:
- a CDS encoding winged helix-turn-helix transcriptional regulator, with protein sequence MEAEGRSGEAARRAPTPQPVADLLDLFCRRWSLRILWELRDGGSMTSRALRAACGGVSAGVLQQRLDELRAADIVTVNGGYRLTPEGLDLLARMAPLEEWAEAWARRRD encoded by the coding sequence GTGGAGGCTGAGGGGCGTTCTGGTGAGGCGGCGCGTCGTGCGCCGACTCCGCAGCCGGTCGCGGATCTGCTCGACCTCTTCTGCCGACGGTGGAGCCTGCGGATCCTCTGGGAGCTGCGGGACGGCGGGTCCATGACGTCCCGAGCGCTGCGAGCGGCGTGCGGAGGCGTGTCCGCAGGGGTGCTCCAGCAACGTCTGGACGAGCTCCGCGCGGCGGACATCGTGACCGTCAACGGCGGCTATCGGTTGACCCCCGAGGGGCTGGACCTGCTGGCGCGCATGGCGCCGCTGGAGGAGTGGGCCGAGGCCTGGGCACGACGCCGGGACTGA
- the murI gene encoding glutamate racemase, whose amino-acid sequence MADPRPIGVFDSGVGGLTVARALMDLLPDERVIYLGDTARGPYGPRTVEEVRAFTADDVGWLAEQDVKFVIAACNTATAAALELDPLTFDLPVLGVIEPAVETAIRVTRSRRIGVIGTQVTISSGAYDRAVERLGSVDTKLTSAACPRFVTLVEQGRTTDPEVLEVAEEYLAPMKAAQVDTLILGCTHYPLLTGVISYVMGPDVTLVSSAETCARAVFAHLVDADLLAHTQTPQHRFAATGDPTDFARLAERFLGPRIRDADVEPA is encoded by the coding sequence ATGGCTGATCCTCGCCCCATCGGGGTGTTCGACTCCGGCGTCGGCGGGCTGACCGTGGCCCGGGCGCTCATGGACCTGCTCCCCGACGAGCGGGTCATCTACCTCGGCGACACCGCTCGCGGCCCCTACGGACCACGCACGGTGGAGGAGGTCCGGGCCTTCACCGCCGACGACGTCGGGTGGTTGGCCGAGCAGGACGTCAAGTTCGTCATCGCGGCATGCAACACCGCAACGGCCGCGGCGCTGGAGCTCGACCCGCTGACGTTCGACCTGCCGGTCCTCGGGGTGATCGAACCCGCCGTGGAGACCGCGATCCGCGTCACCCGCAGCCGACGCATCGGCGTCATCGGCACCCAGGTCACGATCTCCTCCGGCGCCTACGACCGGGCGGTCGAACGGCTGGGCTCGGTGGACACCAAGCTGACGAGCGCCGCGTGCCCGCGCTTCGTGACCCTCGTCGAGCAGGGACGCACGACCGACCCGGAGGTGCTGGAGGTCGCCGAGGAGTACCTGGCGCCGATGAAGGCCGCCCAGGTCGACACGTTGATCCTCGGATGCACCCACTATCCGCTGCTGACGGGCGTGATCAGCTACGTGATGGGACCCGACGTGACGCTCGTCTCCTCCGCGGAGACCTGCGCCCGGGCCGTCTTCGCCCACCTCGTCGATGCCGACCTCCTGGCCCACACCCAGACCCCGCAGCATCGGTTCGCCGCCACCGGCGACCCCACCGACTTCGCCCGGCTCGCCGAACGCTTCCTCGGACCGAGGATCAGGGACGCCGATGTTGAGCCGGCCTGA